Part of the Leptolyngbya sp. BL0902 genome, TGCTTAATGACGCAGGGGGGTTTGCCCGGTAGCATTTCGTCCCGCGCCAGGAAGGTAGCCCCAAAACCGCCGCGCCCCAAGGCCCGCAGCACCCGATAGCGACTACGCAGCAGCAACGATGCCCCACAGGCTTGACATTGCACCTGGGTGGGCGGGTTTTTGGGCTGAGGACAATCGGGATTGATACAGTAGCTCATTCGACCCAGTGACTCTATCGTGGGGGGCCAAGGCGGGCGGCTAGTGCCACCTTAACTTAATTATTCCCCGTTTCGGAGAGGGGTTATAGCATTCATCGCTAGGGAAATATACTTCTGGAGGAATTAGGTGAGCCACTGTGAAAACTTGGTAAACCTTCACGGGAGACAATGGGCAGGTGGCGATTAACATTGGCATGGTAGGAACGGGCTTCGTTGCTCAGCGGCGGGCAGAAGCCTTGGCGGTGGATGGACGGGGGCGACTGGTCGCGGTGACAGGGCACCATCCAGAGGATACCCAGACCTTTGCCCAAACTCACAGGGCTACCGCCGTGGCAGACTGGCCCAGCCTCATCTCCTGGCCAGATCTGGAGGTGATTATAGTCAGCCACGTGAATTGCGACCACGGGATGGTGGTGCGCGCAGCCCTGGAGGCAGGGCGACATGTGGTGGTAGAGTATCCCCTCGCCCTAGACTGGCGTGAGGCCGAACGCTTAGTAACCCTGGCCCAACAGCAACAGCGCCTGCTCCATGTGGAGCACATCGAGGTTTTAAGCGGCAATCATCAAGCCCTCAAGGCCAACCTATCCGCCCTTGGTATCCCGCTCCATGTCCGCTACGTCACCCTTTCGCCCCAGCGTCCCGCCCCAGATCGGTGGACCTATCAACCCGATTTGTTTGGGTTTCCCCTGGTGGGTGCCCTCTCCCGTGTCCATCGCCTGGTGGATGCCTTTGGCCCTGTAGCCCAGGTATCGGGTCAAAACCAATATGACGGCTGGTCAGAGAATCCTGACACCTTACCCCGCTATCGCACCAACCTCTGTGCGGCGCAAATCACCTTTCAATCGGGCGTTCAAGGGGAACTGCTCTACGGCAAAGGAGAAGCCATTTGGCAGGCGACGCGACGGCTGGAGGTCATCGGCACCCAGGGCCAAATCCACATCGACGGCGACACAGGTCAGGTGATCACCGCTGAGGGCACCACACCTCTCGAAATTGGGTCTCGCCGAGGTTTGTTAGCCGCCGATACCCGCGCCGTGTTAGATCACCTCTGCCAAGGCACCCCTCTATATCTCACCCCTGCAGAAAGCGTTTACAGCCTGCGAGTGGCCAATGCCATCGCCACCGCCGCCCAAACCGGGCAAGTGGTCAAACTCTAGCTCGACAGGACATAACGAGGGCACTTTGACCTGTGATGTGGGGCAGAGGTCGTTATGGATGCCCTCAGACTTCAATGAAGTCCTACTCAGTCTTGGCTGGCTGGTTGACTGACAAAAGATTCTGCTTCGGGCGCGAAAACCGCGCCCCTACCGCATTGGATTCATGTAGGGGTCAGGTTTTCTGACCCTTTGACGAATGTAGGTTTTCGCAAGTTTTGTCAGTCAATCAGCTTGGCTGGGGCGAGGGCGGGGGATGACGTGATATCGATGTTCTGCATCTGGTTGTCTATTGTGGTTGTGGCATCGCTTCAATCAACGCCCTAAGCGCTTTGTTAACGGCTTTAGGAGTCGTAAATACCTGGGCTACATCATCATCTAAAACAACAACCTTGAGCTTTTCTACAGAATTTCCAACAGCAAAACGATTAGGCTTTGCTTTTTGATAGTCAAAGCGATACTCTGGCTGCAAATTATTGTCACAAATCGGCATGGGGTTAGAAGGTGTTTCATCCATACTTCCAACGCACTGGTGAGTAGGCCGAAAGAAAATTTGATTTTAGCCAGACCATAGACGTTCTTCGTAGGCCGCAAATTCCGCAGGCGAAAGGATGTCAACCGATTGAAAAGGGTTGAGCGACAACAGATCCTTATCGCCAGTAACAATACAAACAGCATTACCAGCAATTGCTGTTCCTAAAACGTTGTCATCATCAGCGTCTCGACAGATCTGAGAGGTGAAGGGAATCGGTTTAACGATCTGGACTCTATTTTGTAAAAGTATTCTAATAGATTGGGAGTCTTCATCAGAGAGGTTGAACTTTTGCGTCAAATTTCTATGCAGCTCTTGAAGAATGAAATCAGATGCGATCACCTGATGAGAACGTAGACAATGCTCGACTAGGCGATGACAAACACCTTTGGCGATGAACGCAGCGATCAAGACATTTGTGTCAATTACCAGCTTCATGACACCAGTTCAAAAATGTCGTCATCTGTATATTCTGTTTGAGCTTTTTGCAGCAGTTGGGAACGTAGCGATCTGAATTGATGGATGAACAGATAGTCGCGAATAGCCGATTGAGCCACGCTTTCTGGGGAAAGCCCCTCAGCTTGCGTCATCGTAACTAGCATGGCTTGGATGTCTGGGGGCAGTGTAATGGTTAGCGTATCGTTCATAGATTTAGCCCAACACGAGATACAACAACTATATCTCTGATTCAGTTAACCGCCCCTCAACAGGTTCGTACTCATCTTCTAACAGCCAGGTTTGGGCTTCGTCGTAGGTAGCGCTGCTAAAGACAACCTTGTAGCCATCAGCGGGATCATGGATGCGACAACTGCCAGAAGGTTCACCCATCAACAACAAAAGGTAAGGTGGGGACAGCAATGGGTCGATCCATACCTCAACAAAGTCCCACTCAGTCTTGGCTGGGGCGAGTGCGGGGGATGACGTGGTATCGATTTTCTGCATCAATTTTCACCTCTCCATAGAATAACGGAGTACTTGAACCATCGTTGGGGCTGATGCGATAACCAATGGCTTCCGTAAAAAATAAGCCATAGCGCTCATACCCTCGAATGTTTCCTGTGAACTCACCTCTGGCCTTGATGGCTTCGGCTACGCTTTCCATTGTGGCTGCATTCTTAAAAATGTGGGCAGCCCTGCCTCGGCGTAGCAACCGCTGCACCTGGGGCGTGTCCGGCAAGTGCTTGGCGATGTGCCTGGTATCGAGGGTAATCTGACGTTCAATACCACTCATGACTTAGCTCATGGGACGAATTCCAACGGCTTTAACTCGCCAGTGGCTCTGGTATTGCCTCCTGCAAAAGCCCCAGCCATTCGGTCAGGCTTTCGAGTTGTTTTTCGGGTTTGAGGGCACCCAAACCGCGCACGACGATTTTGCCGCTGCCGTAGACGAAGCGAGATTGGAGGTGGCTGGGCAGGTTTTCGCTGAGCTTTTTCCAGGCGGGGCCTTCCATGGGGGTTTCTAGGATGACGTGCTGTTTGCCTTCGGGTTTGATGCGGGCGATGCCAGCGGCCTTGGCGACCAGTTTAAGTTCCAGCATTCGCACCAGTTGTTCGGTGGCGTGGGGGATGGGGCCATAGCGGTCGCTGAGGTCGGCGGCGATTTGCATCAGTTCTACCTTGCTGTTGGCGGCGGCGAGGCTGCGGTAGGCGCTCATCTTTTGTTCGAGGTCGGGGATGTAGTTGTTGGGGACAAAGGCGGTGACGTTGAGATCGACCTGGGTGTCTTCGACTTGGGGGATGTCCTGGCCGCGAATTTCGGCGATGGCTTCCTCCAGCATGTCCATGTAGAGGTCGAAGCCGATGGCATCCATCTGGCCGGATTGTTCCACGCCCAGCAGGTTGCCGACGCCGCGAATTTCCATATCCCGCATGGCCAGTTGGTAGCCGGAGCCGAGTTGGGTGAATTCTTGGATGGCGCGGAGCCGCTGGCGGGCTTTGTCGGAGAGGGCTTTTTTGGGGTAGAACAACCAGGCGTGGGCTTGGATTCCGGCCCGTCCCACTCGTCCGCGCAGTTGGTAGAGCTGGGAGAGGCCGAAGCGGTGGGCATCTTCCACCAGGATGGTGTTGACGCGGGGAATATCGAGGCCGGATTCGATGATGGTGGTGCAGAGCAGGATTTCCGCGTCGCCGTTGCTGAAGGTGAGCATGGTGGATTCCAGTTCGCCTTCGTCCATTTGGCCGTGGGCGACGGCAATGCGGGCAGCGGGCACCATTTCGCGAATTTTGGCGGACACATCCTCGATGCCTTCCACCCTGGGCACCACGTAGAACACCTGGCCACCCCGGTCTAGCTCCTGGCGAATGGCAGTGCGGATGGCTTCGGGATCGAGGGGAGAAAGGTGAGTTTTGATCGGGCGACGGGACGGGGGCGGCGTGGTGATCAGGCTCATTTCGCGCACGCCGGAGAGGGCCATGTAGAGGGTGCGCGGGATGGGGGTGGCGCTGAGGGTGAGCACATCCACCTGGGTTTTGAGGGATTTGATTCGCTCTTTTTGGTTCACCCCAAACCGCTGTTCTTCATCGACGACGAGCAGGCCCAGGCTCTTGAAATCGATGCCCTTGCCCAGCAGTTGGTGGGTGCCGACGACGATATCCAGTTCCCCGGTTTTCAGCCGTTGCAGGATGTCTTTTTTCTCGGACTGGGTGCGGAAACGGTTGAGCAGGCCCACCTGGATCGGGTAGGGGGCGAAGCGTTCCTTCAGGGTGTGGTAGTGTTGTTGGGTAAGGATGGTGGTGGGAGCCAGCAGAGCCACCTGTTTGCCAGCGGTGACGGCCTTGAAAATGGCGCGGAGGGCCACCTCGGTTTTGCCAAAGCCCACATCGCCGCAGACGAGGCGATCCATGGGACGGTCGCTTTCCATGTCGCGCTTCACGTCCTGCACCGCCTTGAGTTGGTCGGGCGTGGCCTGGTAAGGGAAAGAGTCCTCCAATTCCTGCTGCCAGGGCATATCCGCCGGAAAGGAAAAGCCCTCCTGCTTGGCCCGCTGAGCGTAGAGTTGGAGCAGATCCACCGCCACCTTTTGGATCGCCTTTTTGGCCTTGCCCTTGGTTTTCTCCCAGGCGGAACTGGTCATTTTGTTGAGCACCGGAGCCTGCCCCGTCGCTGCCCGATAGCGAGACAGGGAACCCACGGAATCCGCCGCCACCCGCAGCAGCCCATCGGCGTACTGGATCACCAGGTAATCGCGGGTTTCGTGGTTGAGGGTGAGGCTTTCTAGCTTGATGAACTTGCCGATGCCGTGGCTGCGATGCACCACAAAATCCCCCGGCTTCATCTTGTTGGGGTCTACCTGCTTGGAGGCCGCCCGCCGCCGCTTGCGCACATAGCCGCCCGTAGCCAGAGTATGCTGCCCAAAAAATTCCCGGTCGGTCACAACGGCAATGCGGAAGGTGGGCAACACAAAGCCCTCTAGCTCCGCGAGGCCAGAATACTTCACCGCCACGGGCACCCGCTGCCCCTGGAGCTTGTCGATGGCGTTGTAGTCCCTGGGGTTGGGGATAAACTGCGCCGGACAATCGTGCTCCTGCAACAACGCCACCGACCGCGAGGGCTGCGCCGACACCAGCCACACCGCATGCTTGCGGTCGCACTCCTGCCGAATCGTCTCCGCCAGCTTGCCAAACTGGTGCGGAATCGCTGGCACCGGACGACTGGCCAAATTCAGCCCACCGTGGTTCACCTCCGTCAGCTCCGACAAAAACAGACGAGGGAAGACTTCCGCATCCGCCAGAGTATCCCCAAAAGCCCGATGAATCTTCGGCAAACTTTGAACTTTGCCTTTTGAACTTTGAATTTCCTCTAACTCCGACTCCCGACTCCCGACTCCCGACTCCCGACTCCCCACCTCCTGCCAATGCTCCTCCACATGCTCCACCCACCGATCACCGTGGGCTTGGCACTGATCCACTTCATCGATGGCGAGGAGGGTGTTTTCGGGTAAGTAGTTCAGCAGCGAGGCCGGACTGTCAAAGGCCAACCCCAGCCAGCGGCGGGTGCCTTCGGGAACGATGCCGTCGTTGAGTCCTTCGAGGGCAGCGGCGGAAAAAAGCCCCTCCAAGTGGCCCTGTTCCCGTAGGGCTTCCAAAATCACCGGGCCATACTGGGTGGGGGTGAGGACGAGATAATCAATGGCATCGAGGGAGCGCTGGCTGGCGGGGTCAAATTCCCGCATCCGTTCCAACTCATCGCCAAATAGTTCCAAGCGCACGGGCAGTTCCGCCGCCACGGGATAGACATCAATAATGTCCCCCCGCTGCGCCCACTGGCCCTCGGTTTCCACCACCTGGACTCGCTCGTAGCCCAGTTTGGCGAGTTGCTGGCCTAGAGCTTTGAAGTTGACTTCCTGACCCAGTTGCAGCCGCAGACAGTAGGGTTCCAGCGCATCAACAGGGGGTAGGTGAGGCTGAAGGGCGCGTTCTGTCGCCACGATGGCAATGCGGCGGGCGGTGTCCTCTCCCCGCAGGGCCAGCAGATCGGCGAGGACTTGCAACTGCCCCCAGGTCATTTCCGATTCCTGGTCAAAGGGGTCGTAGGGGGAAGCCTCCGAGGTGGGGTAGAAATGCACCGTGTCCCAGCCCATCGCCTCCAGTTGGGTGGCCCAGCGTCCGGCTTCCTCCAGGGTGGCAGTGATCACCAGCAGGGGCCGATCCTTGGCCTGGGCTAGGGCCGAAGACACCAATCCCTTGGGCAACCGCGCCGCCCCGTTGAGGTGCAAACTGCCCTGCTGATCCAGCTTGCCCAGCAGTTCTGTGGTGAGGGTAGAACGTTGCAGCGCACGGGTGACGGAGGAAAAGGCCATAGGGCTACGGGTAGGGTTAGGGATGGGGGAGTAGGGGAAACGGCACACAGAACATCCCCCTAGTGCCTTGACTAAGGGAAACCGAGAGCCCAGTGGGATGGGATACCTCTCGTTTAATGATCTTAATTTTACCTATCTTAATACGGTGCCACGGGGGCGGTTTGAGCGGGTGTTTTGGCGAGATGACAACCGGGGGATAGCTTTCGGGCCGTGGCGGGGGCAGAGAGGGGCGCATGGCCCAAAAATCGCCCAAGGTTGGTGCTAGGGGGTGAAGATATGCTGATTTTATCGGGCTGGAGGATAGCGCAGGTTTACCATAGTAAGCGAACCTATCTTACCTATCCTAGGCGGGGGTAGGGTGGCAGCATCGGGAGTATGGCATGACCAATCATGGCGTGATTCGCCAGTCTACGGGCATTGATGGGCTAGACGAAATTTTGGACGGAGGTCTAGTACCTAACCGTACTTACTTGGTGCGGGGTGGCCCTGGCACGGGCAAAACTACCATCGGCCTCCACTTTTTGGCGGCGGGGGCCAAGGCTGGAGAGCGCACCTTTATGATTACCCTGGGCCAACCGGAGGATCAAATTCGTCAGGATGCCCAGTCGATGGGGCTGGACTTATCGACGGTGCAGGTGCTGGATCTCAGCCCCAGCAAGGATTTCTTCATGGCGGATGAATCCTATGATATCTTTTCCCCCGCTGAGGTGGAGCGCGTGCCCACCACCCAAACCATCATTCAGGCCATTGAAGCCCACCGCCCCCAGCGGATTATGGTGGATGCCATTACCCAACTGCGCTATCTCAGTGCCGACGCCTTTCAGTTCCATAAGCAAGCCCTGTCCTTCCTGCGATTTCTGACCCAGGGCAACGACCAACCCGCCACGGTGATGTTCACCTCCGAGGCCAGCCCCGAAGCCCCCGATGACGACCTGCGGTTTATGTGCGATGCCGTCATTAACCTAGAGTTCAACCAGCATGAACGGACGCTCCAGGTGTCGAAATATCGGGGCAGCGAGTTTCAAAACGGCGTGCATTCCCTGCGGTTGAGCAGCCGAGGGGCGGAGGTGTTTCCCCTGTTGCGGCCCCGTGCCCATAGTCGCAAGGTTTTGGTCGAATCCCTATCCTCTGGCGTGCCCGAACTGGATGAACTGCTCCACGGCGGTCTAGAACGCGGCACCGTCACCATCATCACCGGGCCAACGGGGGTGGGTAAATCCACCCTGGGGATGCAGTTCATTAAAGAAGCCGCAGGCCGAGGGGAGCGCTCTGTCATTTACTCCTTTGAGGAAGAGCAGGAAAATTTGCTGCTTCGCTGCGATAAGGTGAATCTGCCCGCCCGCCGCATGATGGAACGGGGCACCCTCTCGGTGGTAAAGGTGGATCCGCTTCAGCTTACCCCCAACGAATTTAGCCGGATCGTGCGCCAAGAGGTGGAAACTCAGCAGGCCACCATGGTGATGATTGACAGCACCATGGGCTACCGCCAGTCCTTCCGCACCGCCGACGAAAAGCACATGAGCGGCGAGATTTTGGCCCTCTCCCGCTACCTGTCGAACATGGGCGTGACTACGCTGCTGTCTAACGAGGTGGAATACGTCACCGGAGACTTTCGCCCCACGGAGGTCGGCATTAGCTTTTTGGCAGACAATATTATCTTCATGCGCTACTTGGAAATGGACGGCCAGATGCAGCGGGTGATTGGGGTGCTAAAAAAACGCCTGAGCGACTTTGAAAAAACGC contains:
- a CDS encoding Gfo/Idh/MocA family protein; this translates as MAINIGMVGTGFVAQRRAEALAVDGRGRLVAVTGHHPEDTQTFAQTHRATAVADWPSLISWPDLEVIIVSHVNCDHGMVVRAALEAGRHVVVEYPLALDWREAERLVTLAQQQQRLLHVEHIEVLSGNHQALKANLSALGIPLHVRYVTLSPQRPAPDRWTYQPDLFGFPLVGALSRVHRLVDAFGPVAQVSGQNQYDGWSENPDTLPRYRTNLCAAQITFQSGVQGELLYGKGEAIWQATRRLEVIGTQGQIHIDGDTGQVITAEGTTPLEIGSRRGLLAADTRAVLDHLCQGTPLYLTPAESVYSLRVANAIATAAQTGQVVKL
- a CDS encoding putative toxin-antitoxin system toxin component, PIN family; its protein translation is MKLVIDTNVLIAAFIAKGVCHRLVEHCLRSHQVIASDFILQELHRNLTQKFNLSDEDSQSIRILLQNRVQIVKPIPFTSQICRDADDDNVLGTAIAGNAVCIVTGDKDLLSLNPFQSVDILSPAEFAAYEERLWSG
- a CDS encoding DUF6972 family protein, which produces MSGIERQITLDTRHIAKHLPDTPQVQRLLRRGRAAHIFKNAATMESVAEAIKARGEFTGNIRGYERYGLFFTEAIGYRISPNDGSSTPLFYGEVKIDAENRYHVIPRTRPSQD
- the mfd gene encoding transcription-repair coupling factor, whose amino-acid sequence is MAFSSVTRALQRSTLTTELLGKLDQQGSLHLNGAARLPKGLVSSALAQAKDRPLLVITATLEEAGRWATQLEAMGWDTVHFYPTSEASPYDPFDQESEMTWGQLQVLADLLALRGEDTARRIAIVATERALQPHLPPVDALEPYCLRLQLGQEVNFKALGQQLAKLGYERVQVVETEGQWAQRGDIIDVYPVAAELPVRLELFGDELERMREFDPASQRSLDAIDYLVLTPTQYGPVILEALREQGHLEGLFSAAALEGLNDGIVPEGTRRWLGLAFDSPASLLNYLPENTLLAIDEVDQCQAHGDRWVEHVEEHWQEVGSRESGVGSRESELEEIQSSKGKVQSLPKIHRAFGDTLADAEVFPRLFLSELTEVNHGGLNLASRPVPAIPHQFGKLAETIRQECDRKHAVWLVSAQPSRSVALLQEHDCPAQFIPNPRDYNAIDKLQGQRVPVAVKYSGLAELEGFVLPTFRIAVVTDREFFGQHTLATGGYVRKRRRAASKQVDPNKMKPGDFVVHRSHGIGKFIKLESLTLNHETRDYLVIQYADGLLRVAADSVGSLSRYRAATGQAPVLNKMTSSAWEKTKGKAKKAIQKVAVDLLQLYAQRAKQEGFSFPADMPWQQELEDSFPYQATPDQLKAVQDVKRDMESDRPMDRLVCGDVGFGKTEVALRAIFKAVTAGKQVALLAPTTILTQQHYHTLKERFAPYPIQVGLLNRFRTQSEKKDILQRLKTGELDIVVGTHQLLGKGIDFKSLGLLVVDEEQRFGVNQKERIKSLKTQVDVLTLSATPIPRTLYMALSGVREMSLITTPPPSRRPIKTHLSPLDPEAIRTAIRQELDRGGQVFYVVPRVEGIEDVSAKIREMVPAARIAVAHGQMDEGELESTMLTFSNGDAEILLCTTIIESGLDIPRVNTILVEDAHRFGLSQLYQLRGRVGRAGIQAHAWLFYPKKALSDKARQRLRAIQEFTQLGSGYQLAMRDMEIRGVGNLLGVEQSGQMDAIGFDLYMDMLEEAIAEIRGQDIPQVEDTQVDLNVTAFVPNNYIPDLEQKMSAYRSLAAANSKVELMQIAADLSDRYGPIPHATEQLVRMLELKLVAKAAGIARIKPEGKQHVILETPMEGPAWKKLSENLPSHLQSRFVYGSGKIVVRGLGALKPEKQLESLTEWLGLLQEAIPEPLAS
- a CDS encoding ATPase domain-containing protein encodes the protein MTNHGVIRQSTGIDGLDEILDGGLVPNRTYLVRGGPGTGKTTIGLHFLAAGAKAGERTFMITLGQPEDQIRQDAQSMGLDLSTVQVLDLSPSKDFFMADESYDIFSPAEVERVPTTQTIIQAIEAHRPQRIMVDAITQLRYLSADAFQFHKQALSFLRFLTQGNDQPATVMFTSEASPEAPDDDLRFMCDAVINLEFNQHERTLQVSKYRGSEFQNGVHSLRLSSRGAEVFPLLRPRAHSRKVLVESLSSGVPELDELLHGGLERGTVTIITGPTGVGKSTLGMQFIKEAAGRGERSVIYSFEEEQENLLLRCDKVNLPARRMMERGTLSVVKVDPLQLTPNEFSRIVRQEVETQQATMVMIDSTMGYRQSFRTADEKHMSGEILALSRYLSNMGVTTLLSNEVEYVTGDFRPTEVGISFLADNIIFMRYLEMDGQMQRVIGVLKKRLSDFEKTLRPFAITLYGIKVGPPMVDLRGILTGNPHLKADS